A genomic window from Mesorhizobium sp. 131-2-1 includes:
- a CDS encoding GGDEF domain-containing protein, whose amino-acid sequence MTKPTATPSAQSWKDVAWLTVLGTAGCLILSLGLNYLLLFSEALTPFARSVITATLLPLAIGLPLFLLLGSKRAEIRRYRQELNRSATYDRLTGCLNGPVFTSMVDRRAARPSEDGPRSGAFLVIHPEHLKSLNLRFGLEWGDEALRLIASTIQSSVRKEDLVGRIGTSMFGVFLPGASEKDAKDIGERIKARVREVYFAPKGTEDVLAVQVGGVIFEHELAFEDMFRSAEERLSVSQGRLELSHLGN is encoded by the coding sequence GTGACGAAACCGACGGCGACCCCCTCTGCCCAAAGCTGGAAAGATGTCGCGTGGCTGACGGTGCTCGGGACGGCCGGCTGCCTCATTCTTTCGCTCGGCCTCAACTATCTGCTTTTGTTCAGCGAGGCGCTGACGCCGTTCGCGCGCAGCGTGATAACGGCAACGCTTCTGCCGCTGGCCATCGGCCTGCCGCTGTTCCTGCTGCTCGGCTCGAAGCGGGCCGAGATCCGCCGCTACCGGCAGGAACTCAACCGATCGGCGACCTATGACCGGCTGACCGGCTGCCTGAACGGACCCGTCTTCACCTCGATGGTGGACAGACGGGCCGCGAGACCGTCCGAGGACGGGCCCCGCTCCGGCGCCTTCCTGGTCATCCATCCCGAGCATCTCAAATCCCTCAACCTGCGCTTCGGCCTGGAGTGGGGCGACGAGGCACTGCGGCTCATCGCCTCGACGATCCAGTCGTCAGTTCGCAAGGAGGATCTGGTCGGCCGGATCGGCACCTCGATGTTCGGCGTCTTTCTGCCCGGCGCGAGCGAAAAGGACGCAAAGGATATCGGCGAACGCATCAAGGCGCGGGTGCGCGAAGTCTATTTCGCGCCCAAGGGAACGGAGGACGTGCTCGCGGTTCAGGTCGGCGGTGTGATTTTCGAGCACGAGCTTGCCTTCGAGGACATGTTCCGGTCGGCGGAAGAACGGCTGTCGGTCTCGCAGGGCCGTCTGGAGCTTTCGCATCTGGGCAATTGA
- a CDS encoding CHASE domain-containing protein, translating into MSRLVMMLHPMQRLLSHALAKIVVVAALYYLTGQLGLLLAVPPGYATIIWPASGIAVGALIAYGRSLWPGIFVGSLALNAVIGGGYSAETGWAFDKLAIAAAIAAGSTAQALVARWLVGRVVGIPIDLRGMRDIIAPLLAAGPVSCVVAPTVGVTSLYLAGVVPSAGVAHNWLTWWSGDVLGIVIFLPIVLIAPGAERQLSWRGTPLGTLPIAAILTLLLPLGLTFYGWKATNQFIYDRNSAIFASMAIENEQALMHRLASYDQALLGGVDFFEGSSYVSADEWRSYVDVLDLKRSMPGVNGIGYIENVPAEKVSDFLFRVQKAQPQFTIHPDVPGGPRIIITYIEPLAPNRPALGLNIAFESNRLEGATLSRDTGKPAITRRIVLVQDQTKSNGFILLHPMYRKNVPLGSVDERRAALTGWIYAPFVAQKFMSGLTTSEDRSLTLQVYDGDGEDADALIYQSGEPNASAPAPAFSIRKQVDVMQQRWTLSWHSTPAFEQSVASQEPLLVLASGIVFTALFGVLLSLFAHRAETIKVLVDRKTSELAEREALYRLLAENTSDMISRVAFDGTRLYTSPACLRLLGYTAEELQNSNAFSDVHPKQRSRLQAEYARLARGEIDESKGVFTLHRKDDDWVQAEITLQLVRDRAGNPAELVVTERDVTLQEQRAEELKLARAEAEVAKMNAEQASEAKTAFLATMSHEIRTPLNGVIGYGDLLLSSNELSEQNRRYAERIGTSAAALLTVVNDILDFSRIEAGQVEIDAHPFSLGALIDNALSIVGGVATRKGLALVRQVDPTLPPRLVGDQDRLRQVLLNLLNNAVKFTATGTVTLAVDRIGDSGAGPVGLRFAVRDTGIGISAEQQDRLFQRFSQVDGSIRREFGGSGLGLAISKRLVGLMGGRIGVDSTAGEGSLFWFEVALAEATSDAEPSRFVEAMNETRAPARILLVEDMEINRDIASAVLRSHGHEVDIAVDGTEAIAAIQNRTYDVVLMDVQMPVMDGLSATRHIRALNPPVRDIPIVALTANVLPFQLAELRAAGMTDHVGKPFKQAELLAAIVRNTGSGPDRHVGEPGPAATGGRDFNADVFGNLETVLGKNRVEKLLDKLADVLRTRLVSISPDTIELDVVQRDAHSLVSSSGMLGFEALSNLCRDIETSCIAGTDLMPALQRFERARDAALNKIEALKSAV; encoded by the coding sequence ATGTCGCGTTTGGTGATGATGCTTCACCCTATGCAACGCCTGCTGTCGCACGCGCTGGCCAAAATCGTCGTGGTTGCGGCTCTGTATTACCTGACCGGCCAGCTGGGGCTGCTTCTGGCCGTGCCGCCCGGTTACGCGACAATCATCTGGCCGGCATCCGGCATCGCCGTCGGGGCATTGATCGCCTACGGGCGCTCACTGTGGCCGGGGATCTTCGTCGGATCGCTCGCGCTCAACGCCGTGATCGGCGGCGGCTATTCAGCTGAGACCGGCTGGGCGTTCGACAAGCTCGCCATTGCCGCCGCGATTGCCGCCGGTTCGACCGCGCAGGCCCTGGTCGCGCGCTGGCTTGTCGGCCGCGTGGTCGGGATACCGATCGATCTCAGGGGCATGCGCGACATCATCGCGCCGTTGCTTGCCGCGGGTCCGGTCAGCTGCGTCGTCGCGCCCACGGTCGGCGTGACCTCCCTGTACCTCGCCGGCGTCGTTCCGTCCGCGGGCGTAGCGCACAACTGGCTTACATGGTGGAGCGGCGATGTTCTGGGCATCGTCATTTTCCTGCCAATCGTGCTCATTGCCCCCGGCGCCGAGCGCCAGCTCAGTTGGCGCGGCACACCGCTGGGCACATTGCCGATCGCCGCGATCCTTACGCTGCTTTTGCCTCTCGGCCTGACGTTCTATGGCTGGAAGGCAACCAACCAGTTCATCTACGATCGCAACAGCGCGATCTTCGCCTCCATGGCTATCGAAAACGAACAGGCGCTGATGCACCGCCTGGCGTCCTACGACCAGGCCTTGCTTGGGGGCGTCGATTTCTTCGAAGGATCAAGCTACGTCAGCGCCGACGAATGGCGCTCCTATGTCGACGTCCTCGACCTCAAGCGCAGCATGCCCGGCGTCAACGGCATCGGCTACATCGAGAACGTTCCGGCGGAAAAGGTATCGGACTTCCTTTTCCGGGTTCAAAAGGCGCAACCGCAATTCACCATCCATCCCGACGTTCCCGGCGGACCTCGCATTATCATCACCTATATCGAGCCGCTGGCGCCGAACCGTCCGGCGCTCGGACTCAACATCGCGTTCGAGAGCAATCGCCTGGAGGGCGCGACACTCTCGCGCGATACCGGCAAGCCGGCCATCACCAGGCGCATCGTGCTGGTGCAGGACCAGACAAAGAGCAACGGCTTCATCCTGCTCCATCCGATGTACCGCAAAAACGTGCCGCTCGGATCGGTCGACGAGCGACGCGCGGCCCTGACCGGCTGGATCTATGCGCCCTTCGTCGCGCAGAAATTCATGAGCGGGCTGACGACGAGCGAAGACCGTTCGCTGACATTGCAGGTCTATGACGGCGACGGCGAGGACGCCGATGCATTGATCTACCAAAGCGGTGAGCCCAACGCGTCCGCGCCCGCGCCTGCGTTTTCGATACGAAAGCAGGTCGACGTGATGCAGCAGCGTTGGACACTTTCGTGGCACAGCACGCCCGCGTTCGAGCAGAGCGTCGCCAGCCAGGAGCCGCTCCTCGTGCTCGCAAGCGGCATCGTCTTCACTGCCCTGTTCGGCGTCCTACTGTCCTTGTTCGCCCATCGTGCCGAAACCATCAAGGTGCTCGTCGATCGAAAGACAAGCGAATTGGCCGAGCGGGAAGCGCTCTATCGCCTCCTGGCCGAAAACACCTCGGACATGATCAGCCGCGTCGCCTTCGACGGGACGCGGCTCTACACCTCGCCCGCGTGCCTGCGGCTTCTCGGCTACACCGCCGAGGAACTTCAAAACTCAAATGCGTTTTCCGATGTCCATCCAAAGCAGCGATCTCGTCTCCAGGCCGAGTATGCAAGGCTGGCGCGCGGCGAAATCGACGAATCGAAAGGCGTGTTCACGCTGCACCGCAAGGACGATGACTGGGTGCAGGCGGAGATCACCCTGCAGTTGGTGCGCGACCGGGCGGGAAATCCTGCCGAACTGGTCGTCACCGAGCGCGACGTTACGCTTCAGGAACAGAGAGCCGAGGAGCTCAAGCTTGCCAGGGCCGAAGCGGAAGTCGCCAAGATGAATGCCGAGCAGGCGAGCGAGGCAAAGACGGCCTTCCTTGCCACCATGAGCCATGAAATCCGCACGCCGCTCAATGGTGTGATCGGCTATGGCGACCTCCTGCTTTCCTCCAACGAACTGTCCGAACAAAACAGACGCTACGCCGAGCGCATCGGCACGTCGGCCGCAGCCTTGCTGACCGTCGTCAACGATATTCTCGACTTCTCCAGGATCGAAGCCGGTCAGGTCGAGATCGACGCCCATCCGTTCTCGCTTGGCGCCTTGATCGACAATGCGCTCTCGATCGTCGGCGGCGTCGCGACGCGCAAGGGTCTTGCACTGGTCCGGCAGGTCGATCCGACCTTGCCGCCTCGCCTGGTCGGCGATCAGGACAGGCTGAGACAGGTCCTTCTCAATCTTCTGAACAATGCCGTGAAGTTCACCGCCACGGGAACTGTCACCCTGGCCGTCGACCGCATCGGCGACTCCGGTGCCGGACCGGTCGGGCTGCGCTTTGCCGTCCGCGACACCGGCATCGGCATCTCGGCTGAACAGCAGGATCGTCTGTTCCAGCGCTTCTCGCAGGTTGACGGATCGATCCGTCGCGAATTTGGCGGCAGCGGTCTCGGACTGGCGATCTCGAAGCGTCTTGTCGGGCTGATGGGTGGGCGGATCGGCGTTGACAGCACGGCCGGCGAAGGGTCGCTGTTCTGGTTCGAAGTCGCGCTTGCCGAGGCCACCTCGGACGCGGAACCCTCGCGATTTGTCGAGGCGATGAACGAGACGAGGGCGCCTGCCCGCATCCTGCTGGTCGAGGACATGGAGATCAACCGTGACATCGCTAGCGCGGTGCTTCGATCCCACGGACACGAAGTCGACATCGCGGTTGACGGCACGGAGGCCATCGCAGCCATCCAGAACCGGACCTATGACGTCGTGCTGATGGACGTTCAGATGCCGGTCATGGACGGGCTCAGCGCAACCCGGCATATCAGGGCGCTCAATCCCCCCGTACGGGATATCCCGATCGTCGCGCTGACCGCCAATGTGCTGCCGTTCCAACTCGCCGAGTTGCGGGCCGCCGGCATGACCGACCATGTCGGGAAGCCTTTCAAGCAGGCCGAACTGCTGGCGGCGATCGTCCGCAACACCGGCAGCGGGCCGGATCGGCACGTCGGCGAACCGGGTCCGGCCGCTACCGGCGGGCGGGACTTCAATGCCGATGTCTTCGGAAACCTCGAAACGGTGCTCGGCAAGAACAGAGTGGAAAAGCTGCTCGACAAGCTGGCCGACGTGCTCAGGACCCGGCTCGTGTCGATCTCGCCTGACACGATAGAGCTGGACGTCGTCCAGAGAGATGCGCACTCGCTGGTGTCGTCGTCGGGCATGCTCGGCTTTGAAGCCCTGTCCAATCTGTGTCGCGACATCGAGACGTCCTGCATCGCCGGCACCGACCTGATGCCCGCCCTGCAACGTTTCGAGCGCGCGCGTGACGCCGCCCTGAACAAGATCGAGGCGCTCAAATCCGCTGTCTGA
- a CDS encoding NAD(P)/FAD-dependent oxidoreductase translates to MAIPAYKAPSRSAYDIVIVGGAVIGSSTAYWLSQALGSGASILVVERDSSYEFSSTALSTSAIRQQYSNPINVKISQFGIEIIRTFQERMEPFYKDEPAPDLGFREHGYLYCCSPEGVDAARERVELQRSLGAHTVFLEPGPLKERFPWLNVDDLGGGSWGSREEGWFDSMGMMNGFRRAARASGVEYIDNAVTALDLADGRVVSVRLATGQTVACGTLVNAAGPRAQQVAAMAGLSIPVAPYKRYSFVFASANPIPGRMPNVIDLSGTFVRPEGELFLTGNTPQGDGPADYDDFEMHFEEFDDYIWPALWHRIPAFDALKVQTSWTGHYEYNMLDHNGIVGFHPEVRNFMFANGFSGHGLQQSPAVGRAVSELIIHGAFQTLDLSPFCYERIPRNEPFLEEAVI, encoded by the coding sequence GTGGCAATCCCTGCTTACAAAGCGCCGTCGCGCTCGGCCTACGACATCGTCATCGTCGGCGGCGCCGTGATCGGCTCGTCGACGGCCTACTGGCTGAGCCAGGCGCTGGGCAGCGGCGCCTCGATCCTCGTGGTCGAGCGCGACTCAAGCTACGAGTTTTCCTCGACAGCGCTCTCGACCAGCGCCATCCGGCAGCAATATTCCAATCCGATCAATGTGAAGATCAGCCAGTTCGGCATCGAGATCATCCGCACCTTCCAGGAACGCATGGAGCCCTTCTACAAGGACGAGCCGGCGCCCGATCTCGGTTTTCGCGAGCACGGCTATCTCTACTGCTGCTCGCCCGAGGGCGTGGACGCGGCGCGCGAGCGCGTCGAGCTGCAGCGCAGCCTCGGCGCCCATACGGTCTTCCTCGAGCCGGGCCCGCTGAAGGAGCGCTTTCCATGGCTGAATGTCGACGATCTCGGCGGCGGCTCCTGGGGATCGCGCGAGGAAGGCTGGTTCGATTCCATGGGCATGATGAACGGCTTCCGCCGCGCCGCCCGCGCCAGCGGCGTCGAATATATCGACAACGCCGTGACCGCACTGGATCTCGCTGATGGGCGGGTCGTCTCGGTCCGCCTCGCGACCGGCCAGACGGTCGCCTGCGGCACATTGGTCAACGCGGCGGGCCCGCGGGCCCAGCAGGTCGCCGCCATGGCCGGACTTTCCATCCCCGTCGCACCCTACAAGCGCTACAGCTTCGTCTTCGCCAGCGCCAATCCGATCCCCGGCCGCATGCCCAATGTCATCGATCTTTCCGGCACGTTCGTGCGCCCGGAAGGCGAGCTTTTCCTCACCGGCAACACGCCTCAGGGCGACGGCCCGGCCGACTATGACGATTTCGAAATGCACTTCGAGGAGTTCGACGACTATATCTGGCCGGCGCTCTGGCACCGCATTCCGGCCTTCGACGCCTTGAAGGTCCAGACCAGCTGGACCGGTCACTACGAATACAACATGCTCGATCACAACGGCATTGTCGGCTTCCATCCCGAGGTGAGGAACTTCATGTTCGCCAACGGCTTCTCCGGGCACGGCCTGCAGCAGTCGCCGGCGGTCGGCCGGGCGGTGTCGGAGCTGATCATCCACGGCGCCTTCCAGACGCTCGACCTGTCGCCCTTCTGCTACGAGCGCATTCCGCGCAACGAGCCCTTCCTGGAGGAAGCGGTGATCTGA
- a CDS encoding HpcH/HpaI aldolase family protein, whose amino-acid sequence MQERVNSLKAAIQAGRAHIGIWCSLASALTTEIVAGSGAGWLLVDGEHSPNDLRSIMAQLQVAAAFPCEAVVRLPSDDANLIKQALDIGARSLMIPNVRTADQARTNVAAMTYAPGGFRGFSVGHRANAFGRIAGYHAKAREQQLLAVQIEDETGVANAAAIAAVDGVDVLFVGPGDLSTNMGAMGNPGAAHVQEAIASVRRAATAAGKAGGILAPVKADADRYLADGFTMAAVGSDLGLLARGSDALIASFNQ is encoded by the coding sequence ATGCAAGAGCGCGTCAATTCGCTGAAGGCCGCTATTCAGGCCGGCCGGGCTCACATTGGCATCTGGTGCTCGCTGGCTTCGGCCCTCACGACCGAGATCGTCGCGGGCTCGGGAGCAGGCTGGTTGCTGGTCGATGGCGAGCACAGCCCGAACGATCTGCGCAGCATCATGGCGCAGCTGCAGGTCGCGGCGGCATTTCCCTGTGAAGCTGTGGTGCGCCTGCCGTCAGATGATGCAAATCTGATCAAGCAGGCGCTGGATATCGGCGCGCGCAGCCTGATGATCCCCAACGTGCGGACGGCCGATCAGGCGCGCACAAACGTCGCCGCAATGACCTATGCGCCTGGCGGTTTTCGCGGCTTCTCGGTCGGTCACCGCGCCAACGCCTTCGGCCGTATCGCCGGCTATCACGCCAAAGCGCGCGAACAGCAGTTGCTTGCCGTGCAGATCGAGGACGAAACCGGCGTCGCCAACGCCGCCGCGATTGCCGCGGTCGACGGCGTCGATGTGCTTTTCGTCGGCCCCGGCGACCTCTCGACCAACATGGGGGCGATGGGCAATCCAGGCGCGGCGCATGTGCAAGAAGCGATTGCCTCGGTGCGCAGGGCCGCCACCGCGGCGGGCAAGGCCGGCGGCATCCTGGCGCCGGTGAAGGCCGACGCCGACCGCTATCTCGCCGACGGCTTTACCATGGCTGCCGTCGGCTCTGACCTCGGCCTGCTGGCGCGGGGTTCGGATGCCCTGATCGCTTCGTTCAACCAGTAA
- a CDS encoding SDR family NAD(P)-dependent oxidoreductase: MLALTQILAAELGPHGVRVNAVAPGYTLSDGLKARIAKGERNPEAIQATTALRRFVEPRDVAEAALFLCSDRAASITGVTLPVDAGWLVQAPYAQYLQGNPIRQAPAI, translated from the coding sequence GTGCTGGCGCTGACCCAGATCCTGGCGGCCGAGCTCGGCCCGCATGGCGTTCGCGTCAACGCGGTGGCGCCAGGCTACACGCTTTCCGACGGGCTAAAGGCCAGGATCGCCAAGGGCGAGCGCAACCCCGAAGCCATCCAGGCGACCACGGCGCTACGCCGCTTCGTCGAGCCTCGTGATGTCGCCGAGGCCGCCCTGTTCCTCTGCTCCGACCGCGCCGCCTCGATCACCGGCGTCACCTTGCCGGTCGATGCCGGCTGGCTGGTTCAGGCGCCTTACGCGCAGTACCTGCAAGGCAATCCCATTCGGCAGGCGCCGGCGATCTGA
- a CDS encoding RidA family protein: MSDIQRFDFDTRIHHGVIHNGTLYLTGQVARPGQSAADQMREVLGKIDALLARAGTDKTRILHVQMWLDDIRDFDEVNTIWDAWMPKAHAPARSSGEGRMAKPGMLVELIVTAAV; this comes from the coding sequence GTGAGCGACATCCAGCGCTTTGACTTCGATACCCGCATCCATCACGGCGTCATCCACAACGGCACGCTCTACCTCACCGGTCAGGTCGCCAGGCCGGGCCAATCGGCGGCCGACCAGATGCGCGAGGTGCTTGGCAAGATCGATGCGCTGCTCGCCAGGGCGGGCACCGACAAAACCCGCATCCTTCACGTCCAGATGTGGCTGGACGACATCCGCGACTTCGACGAGGTCAACACGATCTGGGACGCCTGGATGCCAAAGGCACATGCGCCGGCGCGCTCTTCCGGCGAGGGCCGGATGGCGAAGCCCGGAATGCTGGTCGAGCTGATCGTCACCGCGGCGGTTTGA
- a CDS encoding FadR/GntR family transcriptional regulator, translating to MTKRKPLSTVVAESLSEKIRSGRLPPGAQLPTEAELCAEYDVSRTVVREAVARLRSDGMVVPQQGRGMFVSETPAPRNFSIPDEALRTLPETIALLELRLSVEVESAGLCAERRSDAEAGEIRALMEQVDAQQADPAVVQIHYDYDFHLAIAKAARNEFIHGFLAYLRPMIVPRFQLGYVVEPALKDSYYARIHNEHKTIVDAIERQDGRAARQAMRKHLHNSLGRVRALARASGVEATEAEQKAAAASLFTEMNKPAPTAG from the coding sequence ATGACGAAGCGCAAGCCACTTTCGACAGTCGTGGCCGAAAGCTTGTCCGAAAAGATCCGTTCCGGTCGGCTGCCTCCCGGCGCGCAACTGCCGACCGAGGCGGAGCTTTGCGCGGAGTACGACGTCAGCCGCACAGTTGTGCGGGAAGCGGTGGCGCGCTTGCGTTCCGACGGCATGGTGGTGCCGCAGCAGGGACGCGGCATGTTCGTCAGCGAGACGCCGGCGCCGCGCAATTTTTCGATACCGGACGAGGCGCTCAGGACCTTGCCCGAGACGATCGCCCTGCTCGAGCTCAGGCTGAGCGTCGAGGTGGAGTCGGCCGGGCTCTGCGCGGAACGGCGGAGCGACGCCGAGGCCGGTGAAATCCGCGCCCTGATGGAGCAGGTCGACGCACAACAGGCGGATCCGGCCGTCGTCCAGATCCACTACGACTATGATTTCCATCTGGCGATCGCCAAGGCCGCGCGCAACGAATTCATCCACGGCTTCCTGGCCTATCTCCGGCCGATGATCGTGCCGCGCTTCCAGCTCGGCTATGTGGTCGAACCAGCGCTCAAGGACAGCTACTACGCGCGCATCCACAACGAGCACAAGACAATCGTCGATGCCATCGAAAGGCAGGACGGCCGCGCCGCCCGCCAGGCCATGCGCAAGCACCTGCACAACAGTCTCGGCCGGGTGCGCGCGCTCGCCCGTGCCTCGGGCGTCGAGGCGACGGAGGCCGAGCAGAAGGCGGCCGCGGCCTCGCTGTTCACCGAGATGAACAAGCCCGCGCCGACAGCCGGATAG
- a CDS encoding SDR family oxidoreductase — protein sequence MTTAFITGATSGIGRAIAVALSDAGYDVYAVGRSQAALKELQAERPGIVPIAVDVTDREALESVVADLTIDVLINNAGIMPPLGNFADMKIADIDTALEVNVSAAILLSRLVVPQMRERQSGHILFTGSSAGHAAFPNVAVYSATKAAIAGFAAALRADLSQYGIRVTEIVPGRVETQLYKDILDAETRAAMYAGNAAVQPDDVAKMVVTLLGLPAWADVTRFDIMPTRPTSPSGSKQGK from the coding sequence GTGACGACAGCCTTCATCACAGGTGCGACGAGCGGCATAGGGCGGGCCATCGCGGTCGCGTTGAGCGACGCGGGTTACGACGTCTATGCCGTCGGGCGCAGCCAGGCCGCGCTCAAGGAACTGCAGGCCGAGCGGCCCGGCATCGTGCCGATTGCCGTCGACGTTACCGACCGCGAGGCGCTGGAATCGGTGGTGGCGGATCTCACCATCGACGTGCTGATCAACAATGCCGGGATCATGCCGCCGCTCGGCAATTTCGCCGACATGAAGATCGCCGACATCGACACCGCGCTGGAGGTGAACGTCAGCGCCGCGATCCTGCTTTCCCGCCTCGTCGTGCCGCAGATGCGCGAGCGGCAGTCTGGGCACATTCTGTTCACCGGCTCCTCCGCCGGCCATGCGGCCTTCCCCAACGTCGCCGTCTATTCCGCCACCAAGGCGGCGATCGCCGGCTTTGCCGCCGCACTGCGCGCCGACCTGTCTCAATACGGCATACGCGTCACCGAGATCGTGCCCGGCCGCGTCGAGACGCAGCTCTACAAGGACATACTCGACGCCGAGACGCGGGCGGCCATGTATGCCGGCAATGCCGCCGTGCAGCCGGACGACGTGGCCAAAATGGTCGTCACCCTGCTCGGCCTGCCGGCATGGGCCGACGTGACCCGCTTCGACATCATGCCGACCCGGCCGACGAGCCCAAGCGGCAGCAAGCAAGGAAAATAG
- a CDS encoding SDR family NAD(P)-dependent oxidoreductase, with product MKDLSVLIVGGGAGLGALLARMAVEAGAAKIGIIDINQEAAESALAPAKAKGLPTAAATCDIQVGPQCHTAFDAIVSKLGRIDTLINCAAIYPRRPLLEISDADWDASNGINIKGTYHMMVAAVRHMQSQEPKAQVRGRIVNLTSVDAFKAHPQNAHYAATKAAVVSLTRSFAHHVAKDGILVNSVAPAGMATEKAKALGFLEELAKASPLGRGAEPTEIAEWVLMTGGPKNTYMTGENVIVSGGYIYA from the coding sequence ATGAAGGATCTTTCCGTTCTCATCGTTGGCGGCGGCGCCGGCCTCGGCGCGCTTTTGGCTCGCATGGCTGTCGAGGCCGGCGCGGCAAAGATCGGCATCATCGACATCAACCAGGAGGCGGCCGAATCCGCGCTCGCGCCAGCCAAGGCCAAGGGCCTGCCGACCGCCGCCGCGACCTGCGACATCCAGGTCGGCCCGCAGTGCCATACCGCGTTCGACGCCATCGTTTCGAAGCTCGGGCGCATCGACACGCTGATCAACTGCGCCGCGATCTATCCCCGCCGCCCGCTGCTCGAAATCAGCGACGCCGATTGGGATGCCTCCAACGGCATCAACATCAAGGGCACCTACCACATGATGGTGGCGGCCGTCCGCCACATGCAATCGCAGGAGCCGAAAGCCCAGGTGCGCGGGCGCATCGTCAACCTGACCTCGGTCGACGCGTTCAAGGCGCATCCGCAGAATGCCCACTATGCGGCGACCAAGGCGGCCGTCGTCAGCCTGACGCGCTCCTTCGCCCATCACGTGGCGAAGGACGGGATCCTGGTGAATTCGGTGGCCCCGGCCGGCATGGCGACGGAGAAGGCAAAAGCCCTCGGCTTCCTCGAGGAACTGGCCAAGGCGAGCCCGCTCGGCCGCGGCGCCGAGCCCACCGAGATCGCCGAGTGGGTGCTCATGACCGGCGGTCCGAAGAATACCTACATGACCGGCGAAAACGTAATCGTTTCAGGCGGTTATATCTACGCCTGA
- a CDS encoding LysR substrate-binding domain-containing protein: MTGKLRLPSLNALRVFHAVAQHKSFRQAADELLVTPQAVGQQIKLLEDTLQVTLFERKGRSIELTESAILLSHYVKAGFDEFSEGVRRVTKSNYRDRINLNASPYFATHYLLPRLSLFREILPGADLRLTTMVDLPDFGRDDIDMTVQWGYGSWPDYETTLLVPDPKIICCTPAIGEKIKSAQDLTRFTLLDTVKSKRLWPDILRHLGVELTDGDRSISFDDAATMRRATLQGIGVGLVSVIDAEEDFRSGALVAPIGRDAIADMKPEEVPGFYLVVPRGHLRVKAVAALHRWLAQQDWRSDLKISLPKPTPLSD, encoded by the coding sequence ATGACCGGCAAGCTTCGCCTTCCCTCGCTCAATGCGCTCAGGGTCTTCCACGCGGTCGCGCAGCACAAGAGCTTCAGGCAGGCGGCCGACGAACTGCTGGTGACGCCGCAGGCCGTCGGCCAGCAGATCAAGCTCCTGGAAGACACGCTGCAGGTGACGCTGTTCGAGCGCAAGGGGCGGTCGATCGAACTGACCGAGTCGGCGATCCTGCTGTCGCACTACGTCAAGGCCGGCTTCGACGAGTTTTCGGAAGGCGTCCGCCGCGTCACCAAGTCGAACTACCGCGACCGCATCAACCTCAATGCGAGCCCATATTTCGCCACCCACTATCTGCTGCCCAGGCTTTCGCTGTTCCGCGAGATCCTGCCGGGTGCCGACCTGCGCCTGACGACGATGGTCGACCTGCCGGATTTCGGGCGCGACGACATCGATATGACGGTGCAGTGGGGCTACGGCAGCTGGCCCGACTACGAGACGACGCTCCTGGTGCCGGACCCGAAGATCATCTGCTGCACGCCGGCGATCGGCGAGAAGATCAAGTCGGCGCAGGACCTGACGCGGTTCACGCTGCTCGACACGGTCAAGTCGAAGCGCCTGTGGCCGGACATATTGCGCCACCTCGGGGTGGAGCTGACGGATGGCGACCGCAGCATCAGCTTCGACGACGCCGCAACCATGCGCCGCGCGACCCTGCAAGGCATCGGCGTGGGCCTCGTCTCCGTCATCGACGCCGAGGAAGACTTCCGGTCGGGCGCGCTCGTTGCGCCGATCGGCCGCGACGCCATAGCCGACATGAAGCCGGAGGAAGTTCCCGGCTTCTACCTTGTCGTCCCGCGCGGGCATCTGCGTGTGAAGGCCGTGGCCGCGCTGCACCGATGGCTGGCCCAGCAAGATTGGCGGAGCGACCTCAAGATTTCCCTGCCGAAACCGACCCCGCTTTCCGACTAG